A region of the Streptobacillus ratti genome:
ATATTATCTCTTATTGAAGCTTTTACAGAGTTTATACCTGTTAGTTCAACAGGACATATGATACTTGCAGATAGATATATTAATTTATCAAGTAATAAAGAGTTTGTTACGGCTTTTCAAGTAATAATTCAATTAGGAGCTATACTTGCCGTAGTTATAATATTTTTTAAAAAGCTATACCCTTTTATATACAAGGGAGAAAAAAGACAAGCATTATTAAATCTTTGGGGCAAAATAATAGTTGCAGTATTACCAGCAGTAGTTTTAGGGTTGCTATTTGATGACTATATTGAAGAACATTTTTTTGATGTAAATATAGTTGCAATTATGCTTTTAATTTATGGTGTACTATTAATCATTATAGAAAGTAAGAAAAGAAAAAGTAGTGTAAATGATATTGTAAACCTTACATATACTATGGCAATAGGTATAGGATTATTTCAATGTTTAGCAATGATACCTGGTACATCACGTTCTGCTGCAACAATAATAGGAGCAATGTTTTTAGGGTTAAATAGGATTATAGCAACAGAGTTTTCCTTTTTTTTAGCTATTCCAACTATGCTTGGAGCTACAACTTTAAAACTAATTAAAATAGGATCATTTTTAAGTACATATGAATTGTTCTTAATCTTTTTAGGACTTGTATTTACTTTCATAATGTCTTTACTTATAATAAACTCGTTTTTAAAATATATTAAAAAACATGATTTCAAAGTTTTTGGATATTATAGGATAATTATAGCTTTATTAATATTTTTAGATATATATGTGTGGTAAAAATGAAAATTAAATCAAATTATGAAATAAACCAAAATAAATGGAATGAATTTATTTATGTTTTTTTTAAAGATATTGAAGATGAAGTATTTATTGAAGTAAAAGATAAAGGTAATTGTATATACATTAATGCAAAAAAACATGATAAAGAGATAGAATATTCTGTTGAAAAAATTATAGAAAATCAAATAGAAGTTATGCTTAAAGCATCTCTTT
Encoded here:
- a CDS encoding undecaprenyl-diphosphate phosphatase, with protein sequence MLLDILKVFILSLIEAFTEFIPVSSTGHMILADRYINLSSNKEFVTAFQVIIQLGAILAVVIIFFKKLYPFIYKGEKRQALLNLWGKIIVAVLPAVVLGLLFDDYIEEHFFDVNIVAIMLLIYGVLLIIIESKKRKSSVNDIVNLTYTMAIGIGLFQCLAMIPGTSRSAATIIGAMFLGLNRIIATEFSFFLAIPTMLGATTLKLIKIGSFLSTYELFLIFLGLVFTFIMSLLIINSFLKYIKKHDFKVFGYYRIIIALLIFLDIYVW